From Plasmodium yoelii strain 17X genome assembly, chromosome: 11, a single genomic window includes:
- a CDS encoding alpha-soluble NSF attachment protein, putative has protein sequence MENEAKELEKKAESLNKKDFFSSFFGTDNTDEVINCYNMAANKYKLSHKWKEAASCILKNAALYKKNNETSYCANAYLEAGNITKKYDKIEAIKYIEEAVKMYATIGRFSNCGKCEKNIAEIYEDLLDYNNASAYYKKAAYYFEMDEYSKSVYTQCIVKYAELSAQFNHQYEDAISIFENEAEKALKNSLLQYGARDYYIKAGILHIVIGDIVNAKISIEKYSLNDPRFASSRERKFLDNIIDAITEQNIEYFEEVVHEYDRVTKLDNWKIYFLYNIKSKLNVEGNVELTPDGGIDLT, from the exons atggaaaacgAAGCAAAAGAACTAGAAAAAAAAGCAGAGtcattaaataaaaaggactttttttcttcattttttggAACAGATAATACAGATGAAGTTATAAACTGTTATAACATGGCAGCAAATAAATACAAGCTTTCTCATAAAT GGAAAGAAGCAGCTTCttgtattttaaaaaatgccgcgttatacaaaaaaaataatgaaactaGCTATTGTGCCAATGCTTATTTAGAGGCAGGAAacataacaaaaaaatatgataaaattg aggccataaaatatattgaagAGGCTGTCAAAATGTATGCAACCATTGGTAGATTTTCAAATTGTggaaaatgtgaaaaaaacaTTGCAGAAATATATGAAGATTTGTTagattataataatgcatcaGCATACTACAAAAAGGCTgcttattattttgaaatgGACGAATATTCAAA GTCAGTGTACACACAATGTATTGTGAAATATGCCGAGTTGAGTGCACAATTTAATCACCAATATGAAGATGCTATATCG ATATTTGAAAACGAAGCTGAAAAAGCGCTAAAAAATAGCTTGTTGCAATATGGGGCCCgtgattattatataaaagcAGGAATACTTCATATTGTTATTGGAGACATTGTAAATGCAAAAATATCTATTGAAAAATATTCTTTAAATGATCCAAGATTTGCAAGTTCAAGAGAAAGGAAGTTTTTAGATAATATCATTGATGCTATAACAGAACAAAATATCGAATATTTTGAAGAAGTTGTACATGAATATGATAGAGTAACCAAATTAGATAattggaaaatatattttctttacaATATCAAATCAAAATTAAATGTTGAAGGAAATGTTGAGTTAACACCTGATGGGGGTATAGATTTAACAtag
- a CDS encoding chromosome assembly protein codes for MTNNGNINDERTVNDEEKREEGSFAILKTKRKENTEIMNYANYNIDNDNNTNLCLNNIIKKNNKRIIIEKLILENFKSYSGIKIIGPFYKKFSCIVGPNGSGKSNIIDAMLFVFGRRAKKIRQNKLSDLIHNSKYSTNNEYTKVSIYFKTIIDKPGEEDEEDEEDEEGDENAEGRNDDNDVNGESSPHDFIISREATIDNQSKYRIDGKVVTQKDVFDLLYKKGIDLSNNRFLILQGEVEQIAQMNPKGNKNEEGLLEYLEDIIGTNKYIDDINSSLENFEKSEEIYHEKVNRLKHVYNELKELSSPRKEAKYFIDLQKNTYKLNIISLKKDRYEFGKIIYNKEKEHEKYLEIKDGHNVEYNKLLEERKEINTILNDLENEEDQLIKKKNKTDSDFKKLTQNDENIKKELITIVEKMQSLYVKREELKKKKIPLYKKTIDEKQNILTEIKKNKLPKLEQEVEKCEEELEKYNEEIKKDIDKINQVYSNEEKKLAPLQNRYDSTIKDISECITKCNIIEKKKKEYRNHVENLEHIQSKILNEIKEKDIQIKHMVSMQQEKENELAKKEKDLQNLDNKIEEINKNLINETVTYETIKKELVTNKTNSKLHEFVYNLKKNKIKGIHGMLNDLGYIDKKYEKALLIAGNNYSDLVVVQNPNDAILLFEEIRKANLGRINVLSLSILEKNLKPIMLNNEQNYKPILPNIHRLIDFVKFKNNIYKICFYHILKETLLANNLDEAHIIGYTHKKRVVTINGELIENDGRICGGGIGMGSIHSKHGPRSSIKTTEYDEYDLIKIEKSIKEINKNVEQLKVERNILLSDIKSVNSFIEDNECKMEIANKRSENLKKQLKDVDDQLENSQVPELTKEEEEELKTLNELIEKKNNERDKIDILLKEQEKKVKKHYDELQNVGGEKKKKLKSKLLTAERQLNLMKEELEKHNSEEVNALADLEKGKKDILKFTEEIEEYEKNEKELEQELNNIEAKGCTIYEELNNLEQLLNQMQIKIEENKKKKQIIDESISKKDLENVDILYKIENIEKEIKQYLSKKDQYEIKIKEYMDLIDQSDKLILENMTFSIKDNTQNDDTPESEISDNTTNSDGNTYCSGNSEYEEESTWDDAEDDEKGEQLCLTNGAGANAADVNGIDPNGAGANGADANGAGANGADANGIDANGAGANEEGKKRRRKKKKKKEEEDEDEENDLKELEDMLHDNNEINDTENEYDYINIKDEELEVLNKKEIETKIEHKLHICEKKAPNLKVFQDYNIKLHDYKKRRKDVKKSKKEKDKIRKIYDNLCNKRRKEFLAAFNIISCKLKEMYQMIAIGGDAELEIIDSSEIFNEGILFSVRPPKKSWKHIQNLSGGEKTLSSLALVFALHYFKPNPIYFMDEIDAALDFKNVSIISHYIKTKTNDAQFIVISLRNQMFELCDRMVGIYKTNDITKCITLNPYKIQDNKKRKSEVSQA; via the coding sequence ATGACAAATAATGGAAACATAAACGATGAACGAACTGTAAATGATGAAGAGAAACGGGAAGAAGGTTCGTTcgctattttaaaaacaaaaaggaAAGAAAACACAGAAATTATGAATTATGCTAATTATAACAtagataatgataataatacaaatttatgtttaaacaatataataaaaaaaaataataaaagaataataattgaaaaattaatattagaaaattttaaaagctattcaggaataaaaataattggaccattttataaaaaatttagttGTATTGTTGGACCAAATGGAAGTGGTAAAAGTAATATTATAGATGCAATGCTTTTTGTTTTTGGGCGAAGAGCAAAAAAGATTcgacaaaataaattatcagATCTTATTCATAATTCAAAATATTCTACAAATAACGAATATACAAAAGTGtccatatattttaagacaATTATAGATAAGCCCGGCgaagaagatgaagaagatgaagaagatgaagaagGCGATGAAAATGCCGAGGGTAGGAATGATGATAACGATGTGAATGGCGAATCTAGTCCTCACGATTTTATAATTAGCCGTGAAGCCACGATAGATAATCAATCAAAATACAGAATCGATGGAAAAGTTGTTACACAAAAAGATGTGTTTGATTTGCTTTATAAAAAGGGAATAGATTTGAGTAATAATCGTTTTTTAATATTGCAAGGAGAAGTAGAACAAATAGCCCAAATGAATCcaaaaggaaataaaaatgaagaagggTTATTAGAATATTTAGAAGATATAATTggtacaaataaatatatagatgaTATAAATTCTAGTTtagaaaattttgaaaaaagtGAAGAAATTTATCATGAAAAGGTAAACAGATTAAAACAtgtttataatgaattaaaagaaTTATCATCTCCAAGAAAAGAagcaaaatattttatagatttacaaaaaaatacatacaaattaaatataataagctTAAAAAAAGATAGATATGAAtttggaaaaataatatataataaagaaaaagaacatgaaaaatatttagaaATAAAAGATGGTCATAATgtagaatataataaattattagaagaaagaaaagaaataaatactATTCTTAATGAtttagaaaatgaagaagatcaacttattaaaaaaaaaaataaaacagattctgattttaaaaaattaacacaaaatgatgaaaatattaaaaaagaattaaTCACAATAGTTGAAAAAATGCAAAGTTTATATGTAAAAAGAGaagaattgaaaaaaaaaaaaattcctttatataaaaaaactatagatgaaaaacaaaatattcttaccgaaataaaaaaaaataaacttcCAAAATTAGAACAAGAAGTAGAAAAATGTGAAGAAgaattagaaaaatataatgaagaaataaaaaaagatatagaCAAAATTAATCAAGTATAttcaaatgaagaaaaaaaattggcACCATTACAAAACCGTTATGATAGTACAATCAAAGATATATCAGAATGTATAACAAAATGTAATAtcattgaaaaaaaaaaaaaagaatatagaAATCATGTAGAAAATTTAGAACATATCCAATCAAAGATattaaatgaaattaaagaaaaagaCATCCAAATAAAACACATGGTATCAATGCAacaagaaaaagaaaatgaactagccaaaaaagaaaaagatctacaaaatttagataataaaattgaagaaattaacaaaaatttaataaatgaaacaGTTACATatgaaacaataaaaaaggaaCTTGTTactaataaaacaaatagtAAATTACATgaatttgtttataatttaaaaaaaaataaaattaaaggaATACATGGAATGTTAAACGATTTAGGATAcatagataaaaaatatgaaaaagcATTATTAATAGCAGGAAATAATTATTCGGATCTTGTTGTAGTACAGAATCCAAATGATGCAATACTTTTATTTGAAGAAATTAGAAAAGCAAATTTAGGACGGATAAAtgttttatcattatcaatattagaaaaaaatttaaaaccaattatgttaaataatgaacaaaattataaaccaATACTTCCAAATATTCATAGATTAATAGattttgtaaaatttaaaaataatatatataaaatatgtttttatcatattttaaaagaaacCCTTTTAGCAAATAATTTGGATGAAGCACATATTATCGGATATACTCATAAAAAAAGGGTTGTTACAATAAATGGTGAATTAATTGAAAATGATGGTAGAATTTGTGGAGGAGGTATTGGAATGGGTTCTATTCATTCTAAACATGGACCTAGAAGTAGTATAAAAACAACAGAATATGATGAATatgatttaataaaaatagaaaaatctATTAaagaaattaataaaaatgtagaaCAATTAAAGGTAGAACGAAATATTTTACTTTCAGATATAAAAAGTGTAAATTCATTTATTGAAGATAATGAATGTAAAATGGAAATTGCAAATAAAAGAAGTGAAAATTTAAAGAAACAATTAAAAGATGTTGATGATCAATTAGAAAATTCGCAAGTACCAGAACTAAcaaaagaagaagaagaagaattaaaaaCACTTAATGAgctaatagaaaaaaaaaataatgaaagagataaaattgatattttattaaaagaacaagaaaaaaaagttaaaaaacaTTATGATGAATTACAAAATGTAGgaggtgaaaaaaaaaaaaaattaaaatcaaAACTTCTGACTGCCGAAAGACaattaaatttaatgaaAGAAGAATTAGAAAAACATAATAGTGAAGAAGTCAATGCTTTAGCAGATTtagaaaaaggaaaaaaagaTATTCTTAAATTTACTGAAGAAATTGaagaatatgaaaaaaatgaaaaagaattAGAACAAGAATTAAATAACATTGAAGCAAAAGGATGTACTATATATgaagaattaaataatttggaACAACTTCTAAATCAGatgcaaataaaaattgaagaaaataaaaaaaaaaaacaaataatagaCGAAAGTATATCAAAAAAAGATTTAGAAAATgtagatatattatataaaattgaaaatattgaaaaagaaATCAAACAATATCTTTCAAAAAAAGATCAATAcgaaattaaaattaaagaatATATGGATCTAATTGATCAATCTGATAAACTTATTTTGGAAAACATGACTTTTTCTATAAAAGACAATACTCAAAATGATGATACTCCTGAAAGTGAAATTTCTGATAATACAACAAATAGTGATGGAAACACATATTGTAGTGGAAATAGTGAATATGAAGAAGAAAGCACTTGGGATGATGCAGAAGATGATGAAAAGGGCGAACAGCTTTGTTTAACTAATGGGGCAGGTGCAAATGCGGCAGATGTAAATGGCATAGATCCAAATGGGGCAGGTGCAAATGGCGCAGATGCAAATGGGGCAGGTGCAAATGGCGCAGATGCAAATGGCATAGATGCAAATGGGGCAGGTGCAAATGAAgaaggaaaaaaaagaagacgaaaaaaaaaaaaaaaaaaagaagaagaagatgaagatgaagaaaatgatttGAAAGAACTTGAAGATATGCTTCATGacaataatgaaataaatgatactgaaaatgaatatgattatataaatataaaagatgaAGAATTAGaagtattaaataaaaaagaaatagaaACAAAAATTGAGCATAAATTACAtatatgtgaaaaaaaagcACCAAATTTAAAAGTATTCCaagattataatataaaattacatgattataaaaaaagaagaaaagatgtaaaaaaatcaaaaaaagaaaaagataaaataagaaaaatttatgataatttatgtaataaaagaagaaaagAATTTTTAGCTGCCTTTAATATTATCTCAtgtaaattaaaagaaatgtATCAAATGATTGCAATAGGGGGTGATGCAGAATTAGAAATTATTGATTCTTCCGAAATATTTaatgaaggtatattattttcagtTAGGCCACCTAAAAAAAGTTGGAAACATATCCAAAATTTATCAGGAGGAGAAAAAACTTTAAGCTCATTAGCTTTAGTTTTTGCtttacattattttaaaCCGAATcctatttattttatggaTGAAATAGATGCAGCTTTAGATTTTAAAAATGTCTCAATTATATCTCATTAcattaaaacaaaaacaaaTGATGCTcaatttattgttatttcaCTTAGAAACCAAATGTTTGAATTATGTGATCGAATGGTGGGCATATACAAAACAAATGATATAACTAAATGCATAACTTTAAATCCGTACAAAATTCAGGATAATAAAAAGAGAAAGAGCGAAGTTTCCCAAGCATAA
- a CDS encoding leucine-rich repeat protein has product MGYCTISDDNKNLMTYKHIKKLCTDNNLYDTDELNEVLYLHMKGFHNIDGLSTFKNLKCLFLNNNCIKKIENLKDLVNLKALYLQNNDISVIENIDCMSLVILNLSNNKIKKIENLHHLKFLQTLNVSNNLIEDIEDIKEVAQLENLSHLDLSYNNINFEKENEVKNLPDCVRNFPDICSEKKSTLNEIKNEQVEEYSMEENNNETIMDYFNFYVNFHEEITKNENPNIIKYHQNIQNMDQLAKKKFFFICEFIILLKKIKNLKTLFVKHNPFVNKFKYTTKYLIANIPNIVFLDDKKIKKEDICLARIFLKKGAIEENELKKIFEQKKIDKYKNLTEKFHNFLLKKSESMENQSKGAIIID; this is encoded by the exons atggggTACTGTACGATTTCGGATGATAACAAAAATTTGATGACTTATAAGCATatcaaaaaattatgtacag ACAATAATCTTTACGACACTGATGAACTAAATGAAGTTCTTTACCTTCATATGAAAGGGTTTCATAATATTGATGGGCTATCaacttttaaaaatttaaaatgcttatttttaaataacaattgcataaaaaaaattgaaaatttaaaagatcTTGTAAATTTGAAGGCATt GTATTTACAGAACAATGATATCAGCGTAATAGAAAATATTGACTGCATGTCGTTggtaattttaaatttatccaacaacaaaataaagaaaattgaAAACTTGCATCACTTGAAATTTTTACAAACATTGAATGTATCCAACAATTTAATTGAAGACATCGAA GATATAAAAGAAGTTGCACAACTTGAAAATCTCTCACATTTAGACCTTtcgtataataatataaatttcgAAAAAGAGAATGAAGTAAAAAATTTACCTGACTGTGTCAGAAATTTTCCTGATATTTGTtcagaaaaaaaatcaactttaaatgaaataaaaaatgagcaAGTTGAAGAATATTCTatggaagaaaataataacgaAACTATTATGGACTATTTTAATTTCTATGTAAATTTTCACGAAGAAATAACCAAAAATGAAAATCCTAATATTATTAAGTATCatcaaaatattcaaaatatggACCAATTAGCtaaaaaaaagtttttttttatttgtgaatttattattttactaaaaaaaattaaaaacttAAAAACACTATTTGTCAAGCACAACCCGtttgtaaataaatttaaatatactaCGAAATATTTAATTGCAA ATATTCCCAACATAGTATTCCtcgatgataaaaaaataaaaaaagaagatatTTGTCTAGCAcgaatatttttaaaaaagggagcaatagaagaaaatgaacttaaaaaaatatttgagcaaaaaaaaattgataaatataaaaatttaacagaaaaatttcacaattttttattaaagaAAAGTGAAAGTATGGAAAACCAAAGCAAAGGAgctataataatagattaa